Proteins from one Silurus meridionalis isolate SWU-2019-XX chromosome 3, ASM1480568v1, whole genome shotgun sequence genomic window:
- the fzd5 gene encoding frizzled-5: MEKFSVSALVFRLLALLVSELPHPALGASKNIVCEPITVPMCKGIGYNLTYMPNQFNHDTQEEVGLEVHQFWPLVRIRCSPDLLFFLCSMYTPICLPDYKKPLPPCRSVCERAKKGCSPLMIQYGFEWPERMSCEQLPVLGDPDRLCMDQNNSETTTLSPSFPKPTPKGPNRHRSTAKSGTNQKCDRECRCREPLVPIKKEAHPLYNHVHTGSLPNCALPCHHPYFSQDERAFTTFWIGLWSVLCFISTLTTVATFLIDMERFKYPERPIIFLAACYLFVSLGYIVRLLAGHERVACGGSGEQQHILYDTTGPALCTLVFLLVYFFGMASSIWWVVLSFTWFLAAGMKWGNEAIAGYSQYFHLAAWLIPSVKSIAVLALSSVDGDPVTGICYVGNQSLESLRGFVLAPLVVYLFSGSLFLLAGFVSLFRIRSVIKQGGTKTDKLEKLMIRIGLFTVLYTVPATIVVACLVYEQHYRPGWEQALACTCPSERQQLGLGPEYAVFMLKYFMCLVVGTTSGVWIWSGKTLDSWRGFAARCYPCRARKPPASASSMYSEASTALTARVGSAPPGSYHKSAPPSHV; this comes from the coding sequence ATGGAGAAGTTTTCCGTCTCTGCACTGGTGTTCCGGCTGCTCGCTTTGCTCGTCTCGGAGCTGCCACATCCGGCCCTCGGAGCCTCCAAGAACATCGTGTGTGAGCCCATTACGGTGCCCATGTGCAAAGGAATCGGCTATAATCTCACCTACATGCCCAATCAGTTCAACCATGACACGCAGGAGGAGGTGGGATTAGAGGTGCATCAGTTTTGGCCTCTGGTTCGAATACGTTGCTCTCCGgatttgctgttttttctttgcagCATGTACACCCCTATCTGCCTCCCAGACTATAAAAAACCTCTGCCGCCATGCCGCTCTGTCTGCGAGAGGGCCAAGAAGGGCTGCTCGCCTCTCATGATCCAGTACGGGTTCGAGTGGCCCGAGCGGATGAGTTGTGAGCAGCTTCCTGTACTGGGTGACCCAGACCGGCTGTGTATGGATCAGAACAACAGTGAGACAACGACCCTGTCACCCTCGTTCCCCAAACCTACCCCTAAGGGTCCAAACAGGCACCGATCCACAGCCAAATCTGGTACAAATCAGAAGTGTGACCGGGAATGCCGCTGCCGTGAGCCTTTGGTCCCGATTAAAAAGGAGGCCCATCCTCTGTACAACCACGTGCACACCGGCTCGCTGCCCAACTGTGCCCTCCCCTGCCACCATCCCTATTTTTCCCAAGATGAACGCGCTTTTACAACCTTCTGGATTGGATTGTGGTCGGTACTGTGCTTCATCTCCACCCTCACCACCGTGGCTACGTTCCTTATCGACATGGAGCGCTTTAAGTACCCTGAGCGCCCCATCATTTTCCTGGCCGCCTGCTACCTCTTTGTGTCACTAGGCTACATCGTGCGATTGCTCGCGGGCCACGAGCGGGTGGCGTGCGGCGGCTCTGGGGAGCAGCAACACATCCTGTACGACACTACCGGCCCGGCTCTGTGCACGCTAGTCTTCCTGCTCGTCTACTTCTTCGGCATGGCCAGCTCAATCTGGTGGGTGGTGCTGTCGTTCACCTGGTTCTTGGCCGCAGGGATGAAGTGGGGAAATGAAGCCATTGCTGGCTACTCGCAGTACTTTCATCTAGCAGCGTGGCTGATCCCCAGCGTCAAGTCGATTGCTGTGCTGGCCCTCAGCTCTGTAGATGGAGACCCTGTCACTGGAATCTGCTACGTGGGCAACCAGAGTCTGGAGAGCTTGCGAGGCTTCGTGCTAGCACCCCTAGTAGTCTACCTCTTCTCCGGGTCACTGTTCCTGCTGGCCGGGTTCGTGTCACTCTTTCGCATCCGCAGCGTCATCAAGCAGGGTGGCACCAAGACGGACAAATTGGAGAAGCTGATGATTCGCATTGGCCTGTTCACCGTGCTCTATACTGTCCCAGCAACCATCGTGGTGGCATGCTTAGTCTACGAGCAGCACTACAGACCGGGCTGGGAGCAGGCACTTGCCTGTACCTGTCCCTCAGAGCGCCAGCAGCTCGGTTTAGGGCCCGAATATGCAGTGTTCATGCTTAAGTATTTCATGTGCTTGGTGGTGGGCACCACCTCGGGGGTATGGATCTGGTCAGGAAAGACGTTGGATTCATGGCGCGGGTTTGCGGCCCGCTGCTACCCGTGCAGGGCCAGAAAGCCCCCCGCCTCAGCTTCTTCTATGTACAGCGAAGCCAGCACGGCACTCACTGCTCGAGTCGGATCAGCACCACCCGGATCCTACCACAAATCAGCTCCACCGTCTCACGTCTGA